A window of the Arenibacter algicola genome harbors these coding sequences:
- the fabG gene encoding 3-oxoacyl-[acyl-carrier-protein] reductase — MKLLEGKNVIITGASRGIGTGIAQVFAKHGANVAFTYSSSEAPALALEKELSAYGVKAKAYKSNAASFEDSEKLVSQVLEDFGGVIDVLINNAGITKDNLLMRMGEDDFDSVIEINLKSVFNMTKAVQRTMLKQRKGSIINMSSVVGVKGNAGQANYAASKAGMIGFTKSIALELGSRNIRCNAIAPGFIETEMTDKLDAKVVQGWRDGIPLKRGGQPEDVANACLFLASDLSAYITGQVLNVDGGMLT; from the coding sequence ATGAAGTTACTAGAAGGAAAAAATGTAATAATCACCGGAGCAAGTAGGGGAATTGGAACCGGAATAGCGCAAGTTTTTGCAAAGCACGGCGCCAATGTTGCCTTTACATACAGTTCAAGTGAAGCCCCGGCTTTGGCCTTGGAAAAAGAGTTGAGTGCCTATGGTGTAAAAGCTAAGGCATATAAAAGCAATGCGGCCAGTTTTGAGGATTCAGAAAAATTGGTATCGCAAGTATTGGAAGATTTTGGAGGTGTTATAGATGTTCTGATCAACAATGCCGGTATTACCAAAGACAATCTCTTGATGAGGATGGGCGAAGATGATTTTGATTCTGTTATAGAAATAAATTTAAAATCGGTTTTTAATATGACAAAGGCCGTTCAGCGAACCATGCTCAAACAAAGAAAAGGCTCCATAATAAATATGAGCAGCGTAGTAGGGGTAAAAGGTAATGCGGGCCAGGCAAACTATGCCGCGTCCAAAGCTGGAATGATTGGGTTTACCAAATCTATTGCCTTGGAACTTGGTTCTAGAAATATAAGATGTAATGCTATTGCACCAGGCTTTATTGAAACAGAAATGACAGATAAGTTGGATGCCAAGGTAGTACAGGGATGGAGAGATGGAATTCCATTAAAAAGAGGAGGTCAACCCGAAGATGTTGCCAATGCCTGTCTGTTTTTAGCTTCGGACCTCTCTGCCTATATCACAGGACAAGTTTTAAATGTGGATGGCGGAATGCTCACCTAG
- a CDS encoding vWA domain-containing protein has protein sequence MQIQTVLFILLAAIVALALVLFQYYYKNKRKGKLQIILSFLRFLAIFGTLLLIINPKFTKNEYTLEKTNLVLLVDNSSSMTSEDKAKVISDLSSLKNKMESSSESFNILNYRFGAELSNSDSLGFTEKSTNISKALAGLNEIFTGTNTAVVLFTDGNQTIGEDYEFYGKRKKFPIYPVVLGDTTKYDDISISQINANRYAFLKNKFPLEVFISYDGKEEVPSELQVFVDDKLVYKEKISLSNISNAKIVNTQIEASTVGIKNIKVIVPPLPNEKNTANNEKLLALEVLDEKTNVAIISTVQHPDIGALKKAIESNEQRLVSIYRPDTDLSKLQEVDVYILYQPDASFDKVYKQMQLRKSNSFTILGTYTDLNFINRIQNNYLVETGYPVQEFFASPNAAFSKFDISEFSVEGFPPLVSDAGPVNVLGIGEPLLKVRIKGVDMDQPLLTTAEEDTAKHAILVGENIWKWRVQNYRNDQTFKDFDAFLGKLILYLSTSKGKNRFVLDYSSIYNNSSETKIKATYFDEAFVFDSNASINIKVESKSTNTSVEVPMLLKDGYYEADLSNLPPGKYDFVATVTKGNLSRSGSFSILDFDAEKQFSSSNYAKLNRLAMNTGGKLYFPDQMDSLVKALETDPKFVPVQKSKQNVVPLIDFKFLLGIIIAALSLEWFIRKYNGLT, from the coding sequence ATGCAAATACAAACAGTACTTTTTATATTGCTCGCGGCCATTGTGGCATTGGCACTCGTACTGTTTCAATATTACTATAAAAACAAAAGGAAGGGAAAGCTCCAGATAATCCTTTCCTTTTTGCGTTTTTTGGCCATATTCGGAACCCTATTGCTTATTATAAATCCAAAATTCACTAAGAACGAATACACTCTGGAAAAGACCAATTTGGTGCTACTGGTAGACAATTCATCTTCTATGACGTCTGAGGATAAGGCCAAAGTAATTTCCGACCTTTCTTCATTGAAGAATAAAATGGAGTCATCATCCGAAAGTTTCAATATACTCAATTACAGATTTGGAGCGGAACTATCCAATTCCGATAGCCTTGGTTTCACAGAAAAAAGCACCAATATTTCTAAGGCCTTGGCTGGTTTAAACGAAATATTCACCGGCACCAACACCGCGGTAGTACTGTTTACCGATGGTAATCAGACCATAGGGGAAGATTATGAATTTTATGGGAAACGTAAAAAATTCCCTATTTACCCTGTAGTTTTGGGCGATACCACCAAATATGATGATATATCAATAAGCCAAATAAATGCCAATAGATATGCCTTTTTAAAGAACAAATTCCCCCTGGAAGTATTTATTTCTTATGATGGCAAGGAAGAAGTCCCTTCGGAATTACAAGTTTTTGTGGACGACAAATTGGTTTATAAGGAAAAAATTTCGTTATCCAATATTTCCAACGCCAAGATTGTCAATACGCAGATAGAAGCCAGTACGGTGGGAATTAAAAATATTAAGGTAATTGTTCCTCCATTGCCAAATGAAAAAAATACGGCAAACAATGAAAAATTATTGGCCTTGGAAGTATTGGACGAAAAAACAAATGTAGCCATCATTTCCACTGTCCAGCACCCGGACATTGGAGCTCTAAAGAAAGCTATTGAGAGCAACGAGCAAAGATTGGTGTCAATCTATAGGCCTGACACCGACTTGAGCAAATTGCAGGAGGTTGACGTTTATATACTTTATCAGCCCGATGCCTCCTTTGACAAGGTGTACAAACAAATGCAATTGCGAAAATCCAATTCCTTTACCATTTTGGGCACTTATACCGACCTGAATTTTATAAACAGAATTCAAAACAACTACCTAGTTGAAACAGGTTATCCTGTGCAGGAATTCTTTGCAAGCCCCAATGCCGCATTTTCGAAATTCGATATTTCAGAATTCTCCGTGGAAGGTTTCCCGCCCCTTGTATCGGATGCGGGGCCAGTGAATGTTTTGGGCATTGGAGAACCCTTGTTAAAAGTCCGTATCAAAGGGGTGGACATGGACCAACCCTTATTGACCACTGCAGAAGAAGACACGGCAAAACATGCCATATTGGTTGGGGAAAATATATGGAAATGGAGGGTTCAAAATTACCGGAACGATCAAACATTTAAGGATTTTGATGCTTTTCTAGGAAAACTGATCCTTTACCTTTCGACCTCCAAAGGCAAAAATAGATTTGTATTGGATTATAGTTCCATTTACAATAACAGCAGCGAAACCAAAATAAAGGCTACTTATTTTGACGAGGCTTTTGTCTTTGATTCCAATGCGTCTATCAACATTAAAGTGGAGAGTAAATCCACCAATACTTCCGTAGAGGTTCCAATGTTGTTAAAAGACGGATACTATGAGGCGGACCTAAGCAATTTACCCCCGGGAAAATATGATTTTGTTGCTACTGTAACCAAAGGGAACCTGAGCAGGTCTGGAAGCTTTTCCATCTTGGATTTTGATGCAGAAAAACAATTCTCTTCCAGCAATTATGCAAAACTGAATCGTCTGGCAATGAATACAGGAGGAAAACTTTACTTTCCGGATCAAATGGACTCCTTGGTCAAGGCATTGGAAACCGATCCTAAGTTTGTACCTGTTCAAAAAAGCAAACAAAATGTCGTACCTTTAATCGATTTTAAATTTCTTTTGGGTATTATCATTGCGGCCTTATCGTTGGAATGGTTTATCAGAAAGTATAACGGATTAACTTAA
- a CDS encoding prohibitin family protein: MDKLPKIALPAIFGLIVLVILISKSAVTIGSGEAGVLYKTFSGGVVTDEAPLGEGFQIVAPWNKVFIYEVRQQEVLEKMQVLSSNGLEIKLEASAWFEPKREFLGKLHQEKGTDYIQRVLLPTIRSAARSVVGRYTPEQLYSSKRDAIQQEIFEETEKIVDGQYIQLNEILVRDVTLPPTIKEAIERKLKQEQESLEYEFRLVTAQKEAEKVRIEAQGKADANSILSASLTDKILQDKGIDATIKLSESPNAKVIVIGSGESGMPIILGNQ; the protein is encoded by the coding sequence ATGGATAAATTACCAAAAATTGCATTACCGGCCATATTCGGCTTAATAGTTCTTGTAATATTAATTTCAAAATCGGCCGTTACCATTGGCTCAGGTGAAGCTGGAGTGCTGTACAAGACCTTTTCTGGAGGGGTTGTCACAGATGAGGCACCACTGGGAGAGGGATTCCAGATAGTTGCGCCTTGGAACAAGGTCTTTATATATGAGGTAAGGCAACAGGAAGTTTTGGAAAAAATGCAAGTATTATCATCCAATGGTCTTGAAATTAAATTGGAAGCTTCGGCCTGGTTTGAACCAAAAAGAGAATTTTTAGGAAAATTGCATCAGGAAAAAGGTACGGACTACATACAACGCGTATTATTGCCAACCATTAGATCTGCCGCAAGAAGTGTTGTAGGAAGATATACCCCGGAACAGCTTTATTCCAGTAAAAGGGATGCCATTCAGCAAGAAATCTTTGAAGAGACCGAAAAAATTGTAGATGGACAATATATTCAGCTCAATGAAATATTGGTTAGGGATGTAACCTTACCACCTACTATTAAAGAGGCTATTGAGCGTAAGCTTAAACAGGAACAGGAATCTTTGGAGTATGAATTTAGATTGGTAACGGCACAAAAAGAAGCTGAAAAGGTACGGATAGAGGCCCAAGGTAAAGCGGATGCCAATAGTATATTAAGCGCTTCTTTAACCGACAAAATATTACAGGACAAAGGTATTGATGCTACCATTAAATTATCGGAATCCCCTAATGCCAAGGTAATCGTTATTGGAAGTGGAGAATCGGGAATGCCAATTATACTGGGGAATCAATAA
- the hisG gene encoding ATP phosphoribosyltransferase, whose translation MKKIRIAIQKSGRLNEDSLQILKDCGISIDNGKDQLKASSRNFPLEVFYLRNGDIPQYLRDGVVDIAIIGENVLIEKGEDISIAEKLGFSKCKVSLAVPKSVKYKSVTDFEGKRIATSYPNTVKNYLDSKGVKADLHIINGSVEIAPNIGLADAICDIVSSGSTLFKNNLKEVEVMLTSEAVLAVSPQISQERTVLLEDLRFRIQSVLRARQSKYVLLNAPNEKLKEIIALLPGMRSPTVLPLAEEGWSSVHTVINKDKFWEVIQELKKAGAEGILVCPIEKMVL comes from the coding sequence ATGAAAAAAATTAGAATTGCGATCCAAAAAAGCGGGCGATTAAACGAAGACTCACTTCAAATATTAAAAGACTGTGGTATCTCCATAGACAATGGAAAAGATCAACTTAAAGCCTCTTCCAGAAATTTTCCTTTAGAGGTTTTCTATCTTAGAAATGGGGACATTCCCCAATATCTTAGGGACGGGGTCGTAGATATTGCCATTATTGGTGAAAATGTGCTCATAGAAAAAGGTGAGGATATTTCCATTGCTGAGAAACTGGGTTTTTCCAAATGCAAAGTATCCCTGGCCGTTCCCAAATCGGTCAAGTATAAATCGGTGACCGATTTTGAAGGTAAAAGGATTGCCACTTCCTATCCCAATACCGTAAAAAATTATTTGGATAGCAAGGGCGTAAAAGCAGATCTTCACATTATAAATGGTTCTGTAGAAATTGCCCCAAATATAGGTTTGGCAGATGCCATTTGCGATATTGTTTCCAGTGGAAGTACATTGTTCAAAAACAATTTAAAGGAAGTGGAGGTAATGTTGACCAGTGAAGCCGTATTGGCCGTTTCCCCACAAATCTCCCAGGAGCGAACAGTATTGTTGGAAGACTTAAGATTTAGGATCCAGTCCGTATTACGTGCCAGACAGTCCAAGTATGTTCTTTTGAACGCACCAAACGAGAAACTAAAAGAGATTATTGCATTATTACCTGGTATGAGGAGTCCAACCGTGCTTCCTTTGGCCGAAGAAGGATGGAGTTCCGTACATACCGTAATAAATAAGGATAAGTTCTGGGAAGTAATCCAAGAGCTCAAAAAAGCAGGAGCAGAGGGAATATTGGTTTGCCCAATAGAAAAAATGGTGTTGTAA
- a CDS encoding GNAT family N-acetyltransferase: MLTEFQIGFIPKENMNEILPLVQMLNNYKIPVETLKRRLQDMLIDGYQCLGAYDKDELIGICGIWVLNKLYVGKHLEPDNVFVLPEYRSSGVGKLMLDRVLNYALEIGCNTSEINCYINNDKGIQFWDSQGYKAIGYHMQKVL; encoded by the coding sequence ATGCTTACTGAATTTCAAATAGGGTTCATTCCGAAGGAGAATATGAATGAAATTTTGCCTTTGGTACAAATGCTCAACAACTATAAAATTCCTGTCGAAACCCTTAAAAGAAGATTGCAGGATATGCTCATAGACGGATATCAATGTTTGGGCGCTTATGATAAAGATGAATTGATCGGCATATGTGGGATATGGGTTTTAAATAAATTATACGTAGGTAAACATCTGGAACCGGACAATGTATTTGTATTGCCGGAATATAGAAGTTCTGGGGTTGGGAAATTAATGTTGGACCGGGTTTTGAACTATGCGTTGGAAATTGGATGCAATACGTCAGAGATCAACTGCTATATTAATAATGATAAAGGAATTCAGTTCTGGGACAGCCAAGGTTATAAAGCTATAGGTTACCACATGCAAAAAGTATTATAA
- the hisD gene encoding histidinol dehydrogenase, which yields MNKIYNPERAQWKTVLKRPTQSVSDIEDIVNSVFREIKAGGDTVVSSYTKKFDGVVLKDALVPSVEIEESNKLISNDLKAAIQQAKNNIEKFHKAQKTEKITVETADGVQCWQEKRPIQKVGLYIPGGTAPLFSTILMLAIPANIAGCKEIILCTPPNKEGKVHPAILYAANLCGVTKIFKVGGIQAIASMTFGTETIPPVYKIFGPGNQFVTVAKQIATKYGIAIDMPAGPSELLVMADDTANAAFVASDLLSQAEHGVDSQVILVSTSKTLIDEVEEEVAKQINDLPRKEIAVKAIANSKLIFVEDQQTAVDLINEYGPEHYILCVQNEDFYLEQTYNAGSVFIGNYTPESAGDYASGTNHTLPTNGYAKQYSGVNLDSFMKSMTFQKISKKGIQEIGRTIELMAEAEGLQAHKNAVTLRLDSLK from the coding sequence ATGAATAAAATATACAATCCGGAAAGAGCACAATGGAAGACCGTTCTAAAACGGCCTACACAATCGGTCTCCGATATCGAGGATATCGTTAATTCCGTTTTCAGGGAAATAAAGGCCGGGGGGGATACCGTTGTTAGTAGCTATACCAAAAAGTTTGATGGTGTGGTCTTAAAGGACGCTTTGGTACCATCTGTAGAGATAGAGGAATCCAATAAATTGATTTCCAACGATTTAAAAGCAGCCATTCAACAAGCTAAAAACAATATTGAAAAATTTCATAAGGCCCAAAAAACCGAAAAAATTACAGTAGAGACAGCAGATGGCGTACAATGCTGGCAGGAAAAAAGGCCTATACAAAAAGTGGGATTATATATTCCAGGAGGTACAGCCCCTCTGTTTTCCACCATTTTAATGTTGGCTATACCAGCCAATATTGCCGGGTGCAAAGAAATTATCCTGTGTACCCCTCCCAACAAGGAAGGGAAAGTACACCCGGCCATTTTATATGCTGCCAACTTATGTGGGGTTACCAAAATATTCAAGGTGGGTGGCATCCAAGCCATTGCAAGCATGACTTTTGGGACGGAAACCATTCCTCCTGTGTATAAAATATTTGGACCGGGTAACCAATTTGTAACCGTTGCCAAACAGATTGCCACCAAATACGGAATTGCCATAGATATGCCTGCCGGCCCGAGTGAACTTTTGGTCATGGCCGATGATACCGCCAATGCCGCATTTGTGGCCTCCGATCTATTGAGTCAGGCCGAACATGGAGTGGATAGTCAGGTCATTTTGGTGTCCACTTCAAAAACCCTAATAGATGAGGTTGAAGAGGAGGTGGCCAAGCAAATTAACGACCTGCCTAGAAAAGAAATAGCCGTGAAGGCCATCGCCAATAGTAAGTTGATCTTCGTGGAAGACCAGCAGACGGCTGTGGATCTAATAAATGAGTACGGGCCGGAACACTACATTTTATGTGTTCAGAACGAGGACTTTTATTTAGAACAAACCTATAATGCCGGTTCTGTTTTTATTGGAAATTATACTCCGGAAAGTGCGGGGGATTACGCATCGGGAACCAATCATACCCTACCTACCAACGGATATGCCAAACAGTATAGCGGAGTAAACTTGGATAGTTTTATGAAGAGCATGACCTTTCAAAAAATATCTAAAAAAGGAATTCAGGAAATTGGCAGGACCATAGAGTTGATGGCCGAAGCCGAAGGGCTACAGGCGCATAAAAATGCAGTAACCTTGAGATTGGACAGTTTAAAATAA
- the hisC gene encoding histidinol-phosphate transaminase, translated as MNTKIFDINNIVRENVKGLSPYSSARDEYVSDGSKMVFLDANENPFETGVNRYPDPHQRRLKEVLAEKKGVSSQQLLLGNGSDEVLDLIFRAFCEPKEDNIISLPPTYGMYKVLAGINNVENREVLLTKDFEPNVPEILRVADDRSKLLFLCSPNNPTGNSFSNSSVRELLNNFNGLVVVDEAYIDFSSEKSWITELSNYPNLVVTQTLSKAYGMAGIRLGTCYASEEIISVLNKIKPPYNVNELTQQRALERVLDTNAVNLEVSDILREREALVNVLGKVDFVEKIYPSDANFVLAKVDDATKRYNQLLKKGIVVRNRTTQPLCENTLRFTVGTKEENKILISALQNITTI; from the coding sequence ATGAACACGAAAATATTCGATATCAACAATATAGTACGGGAAAACGTAAAGGGATTGAGCCCCTATTCTTCTGCAAGGGACGAATATGTTTCGGACGGCTCCAAAATGGTGTTTTTGGATGCCAATGAAAATCCTTTTGAAACTGGTGTAAATAGATACCCCGATCCGCACCAAAGACGTTTAAAAGAGGTGTTGGCAGAAAAAAAAGGAGTTTCTTCACAACAACTTCTATTGGGCAACGGCAGCGATGAAGTACTGGATCTAATTTTTAGGGCTTTTTGTGAACCCAAAGAGGACAACATTATAAGCCTACCTCCAACCTATGGCATGTACAAGGTACTTGCGGGTATCAACAACGTGGAGAACAGGGAGGTTCTTTTAACAAAGGATTTTGAGCCTAATGTACCCGAAATACTTAGGGTAGCCGACGACAGAAGCAAATTGTTATTTTTGTGTTCCCCTAACAATCCAACCGGGAATAGTTTTTCCAATAGCAGCGTAAGGGAGTTGTTAAACAATTTTAATGGCTTGGTAGTCGTAGATGAGGCCTATATCGACTTCTCGAGTGAAAAGAGCTGGATTACGGAATTATCCAACTATCCCAATCTGGTGGTTACCCAAACCTTATCCAAAGCCTATGGAATGGCCGGGATACGATTGGGAACATGTTACGCTTCAGAAGAAATTATTTCGGTATTGAACAAAATCAAACCTCCGTACAACGTAAATGAATTAACCCAACAAAGAGCTCTGGAGAGGGTTTTGGACACCAATGCGGTTAATTTGGAGGTATCGGATATTTTAAGGGAACGTGAAGCTCTTGTCAATGTATTGGGTAAAGTAGACTTCGTGGAAAAGATATACCCATCCGATGCTAATTTTGTATTGGCCAAGGTAGATGATGCTACCAAAAGATATAATCAACTGCTAAAAAAAGGCATCGTTGTCCGTAACAGAACTACCCAGCCACTTTGTGAAAATACCTTGAGATTTACTGTAGGGACCAAGGAGGAAAATAAGATATTAATAAGTGCATTGCAGAATATAACAACCATATAA